In one window of Paraflavitalea soli DNA:
- a CDS encoding aspartyl/asparaginyl beta-hydroxylase domain-containing protein, whose protein sequence is MIRSAKIDIAINILALRQEILLLPNSWSPHFNTYHYEGEWTVLPLRSPGGHQDRIIPDLMSEDLFADTPLMDHCPAVKQLMATFQCPIRSVRLLNLKSGAIIKEHRDLDLAFENGEARLHIPVFTNEQVEFYVQQERIQMEPGDCWYINANLPHRVANHGPSDRIHLVIDCTVNDWLQQLFDRSPKTHVEEERKTGELLKMIFELRLQNTAITNRLADELEHSLLEQA, encoded by the coding sequence ATGATCCGTTCAGCTAAAATTGACATAGCGATCAACATCCTGGCCCTCCGCCAGGAGATACTGCTCTTGCCTAATTCCTGGTCCCCCCACTTCAATACCTACCATTACGAAGGCGAATGGACCGTTTTACCACTCCGTTCGCCCGGTGGCCATCAGGATAGGATCATACCCGACCTCATGAGCGAAGACCTCTTTGCCGACACACCCCTCATGGACCATTGCCCCGCTGTAAAACAATTAATGGCCACTTTTCAATGCCCCATACGATCAGTACGCCTGCTCAACCTTAAAAGCGGCGCCATCATAAAGGAACACCGTGATCTCGACCTCGCTTTTGAAAATGGCGAAGCCAGGTTACATATCCCCGTTTTTACCAATGAGCAGGTAGAGTTCTACGTGCAGCAGGAACGTATACAGATGGAACCGGGCGATTGCTGGTACATCAATGCCAACCTCCCGCACCGCGTAGCCAACCACGGCCCCAGCGATCGCATCCACCTCGTGATAGATTGTACCGTCAATGATTGGCTGCAACAACTGTTCGACCGCTCTCCCAAAACCCATGTCGAGGAAGAACGCAAGACCGGAGAACTATTGAAAATGATATTTGAACTTCGTCTCCAAAATACCGCCATAACCAATCGCCTGGCCGATGAACTCGAACACAGTTTATTGGAACAGGCGTAA
- the cysC gene encoding adenylyl-sulfate kinase, whose amino-acid sequence MLLIQLTGLSGAGKTSIAFRVQQMLLQREIAAEIIDGDMYRKSICKDLGFSPADRRENIRRLGAIAQALVLKNTIAIIAAINPFDDVRKELKEKYDARTVWIHCALDILVERDTKGLYRKALLPGDHPDKIRNLTGLNDIYEIPIGADLVIYTHTEDLETSAVRLFSFILDNILEAGS is encoded by the coding sequence ATGCTACTCATTCAATTAACAGGATTGTCCGGCGCTGGCAAAACATCGATCGCATTCCGCGTGCAACAGATGTTACTGCAAAGAGAGATTGCTGCAGAGATCATCGACGGCGATATGTACCGCAAGTCCATTTGTAAAGACCTGGGCTTTTCTCCGGCCGACAGGCGCGAGAATATTCGGCGCCTGGGTGCTATTGCACAAGCCCTCGTACTCAAAAATACCATCGCCATCATCGCTGCCATCAATCCCTTTGATGATGTACGGAAGGAGTTAAAAGAAAAGTATGATGCCCGTACCGTCTGGATCCATTGCGCCCTCGACATCCTCGTGGAAAGAGATACCAAAGGCCTGTACAGGAAAGCCCTGTTGCCCGGTGATCATCCCGATAAGATCCGCAACCTCACCGGCTTGAACGATATATACGAGATACCCATTGGTGCCGACCTCGTCATTTATACCCATACCGAAGACCTCGAAACATCAGCCGTCAGACTATTTTCATTTATACTCGACAATATACTGGAAGCCGGATCATGA
- a CDS encoding sulfotransferase family protein encodes MNDTLSSALHNWIPYKLSLVDNIPHNYWLYTGNHRYTAPFFDETISECLSLPENSRQYRALSSLELLPSWAAEIDAVPPTAFIFHVSRCGSTLLAQLLGLHEQHIVLAETPFLDELLRLPYKNKAADTGLLQEAFPAALRLYGQKRRGDETHLFIKSDSWHLCFYRQLRALYPRVPFILLYRSPDEVILSQRRRRGMQAVQGIIEPEIFGFDKEVIQYDTLDDYMVKVLERYFTIMLEITREDPLSLLLNYKEPIIPTMQKIADFAGVTIGKNELAQMQERSRFHAKYPDQVFKEPASTEALPASLARVTNLYHEVEALRTSS; translated from the coding sequence ATGAATGACACTCTTTCATCGGCACTGCACAACTGGATACCCTATAAATTATCACTGGTAGATAATATTCCCCACAACTACTGGTTGTACACGGGCAACCATCGTTATACAGCGCCTTTTTTTGATGAAACAATCAGTGAATGCTTAAGCCTGCCGGAGAATTCGCGGCAGTACAGGGCACTCAGTTCACTGGAACTCCTGCCTTCCTGGGCAGCGGAAATTGATGCGGTACCGCCTACGGCCTTTATCTTTCACGTGTCGCGCTGCGGTTCCACCTTGCTGGCGCAGTTGCTCGGACTTCATGAGCAACATATTGTATTGGCAGAAACACCTTTCCTGGATGAACTGCTACGATTACCGTATAAAAACAAAGCCGCTGACACGGGGTTGCTACAGGAAGCGTTTCCGGCTGCGCTCCGCCTGTATGGACAAAAAAGGAGGGGTGATGAAACGCATCTGTTTATCAAATCGGATAGCTGGCACCTCTGCTTTTATCGCCAACTACGCGCATTGTATCCACGGGTTCCTTTTATCTTATTGTATCGTTCACCTGATGAAGTGATCCTGTCGCAACGCAGACGCAGGGGCATGCAGGCGGTGCAGGGTATTATTGAACCAGAGATATTTGGTTTTGACAAAGAAGTGATCCAATACGATACGCTGGATGATTATATGGTAAAAGTGCTGGAACGTTATTTTACCATTATGCTTGAAATAACAAGGGAGGACCCGCTTTCATTGTTGCTCAACTATAAGGAACCGATCATACCGACCATGCAGAAAATAGCGGACTTTGCGGGTGTGACTATCGGGAAAAATGAATTGGCGCAAATGCAGGAACGCAGCCGTTTTCATGCGAAATATCCCGACCAGGTATTCAAGGAGCCGGCATCCACAGAGGCACTGCCTGCCAGCCTGGCAAGGGTAACCAATCTTTATCACGAGGTAGAAGCGCTGCGGACCTCCTCATGA